A window of Phyllobacterium sp. T1293 contains these coding sequences:
- a CDS encoding glyoxalase superfamily protein produces the protein MRTFHDAKAMAKSLRQALAAKNIDISHSDGLELVAAGFGLDNWNVLAAKIAAEEPAGKDAISFGPANPILRIFDVDKAREFYLDFLGFTLDWEHRFGDNFPLYCQVSRSGLTLHLSEHSGDASPGARVFVRMKGIEAFHKELHAKNYRFMKPGLEDAPWGREVHVTDPFSNRISFCEDK, from the coding sequence ATGCGCACTTTTCACGACGCCAAGGCGATGGCCAAATCGCTACGACAGGCACTTGCAGCCAAAAATATCGATATTTCGCACAGTGATGGTCTGGAACTGGTTGCGGCAGGGTTCGGTCTTGATAACTGGAACGTGCTTGCAGCAAAGATTGCGGCAGAAGAACCTGCCGGGAAGGATGCTATATCCTTCGGGCCTGCCAATCCGATCCTGCGGATTTTCGATGTGGACAAGGCAAGAGAGTTTTATCTGGATTTTCTTGGCTTTACGCTGGATTGGGAACACCGGTTTGGCGACAATTTCCCGCTCTATTGCCAGGTCTCACGCTCAGGTTTGACGCTGCATTTGAGCGAGCATTCCGGTGATGCAAGCCCCGGTGCGCGGGTTTTTGTACGGATGAAGGGTATTGAAGCCTTTCATAAGGAACTTCACGCCAAGAATTACCGCTTCATGAAACCCGGTCTTGAGGATGCTCCATGGGGCCGCGAGGTGCATGTGACCGATCCATTCAGCAACCGCATTTCGTTCTGTGAAGATAAATAG